DNA from Malus sylvestris chromosome 11, drMalSylv7.2, whole genome shotgun sequence:
CAATCAATACCACCAAACTAGACACATAATAGCAAAAGATACAAGCAATGAAAATACCTCAGAAATAAGGTGGCACATTTGGGTACATGCCACCTTGAGGAACCCTTGGAAGGGGTGACGTTCCAGCTTGCTGGTGGTGCTGATTCTGATAGGCCGACAGGCCGTAGTGCCCACCCTCCGGATACCTACCAGATGGTAACCCACCTGAACTCGGAGGCAATCCATATAAAGACGACCCAGTACCCACACCACCAACTGGACCACCCGACCCAGCACCACCAAGTCCACCACCCAACCCACCGGCACCACCTAAACCATAACCCCCAGGCCCGCCATAGTTACCATAAGGCCCACCCAACcctccatatccaccaccaccacccaaaCCCGAATTCACCTGGTTTCCAATACCAGACAACCCAGGCCCACCCAATGGATGGTGACCCAATGGAGGCTGGCCCTGAAGCCCACTGTTATACCCACCATAAGAACCAATTCCACCTGGGATGCCGTACTGCCCAGGAATCGAAGACGGCGGTGCCATCCCCATCCCATCTCCATGCGCATTGGAACCACTCCCGGGTCCTTGACCCTGCCCCGGCCCGTCCGACTTGCTCTTTTTCCCATCAATCGCCAATTTACAAAGCAACTGCCTCCCCTCGATGTTCTTCGCCGGATCAACAAGCGCCGCCTGAGCCCCCTCCGGAGTCTTATACACAAACAGCGCATACCCTTTGCACTTCCCAGTCTGCTTATCAAACCCTAGCGGGCCCTCCTCTATCTCCCCGTACAGAGCAAAATGCGCCAAGAGCTTATCCGATGGCATGTCATAGGGAACATTGGCCACATAAATCTTCCGCAACGATACgtcagcgacgttgttggaggCGGTGTTGGAGTTCGAATTCCCCGCGGAGGCGAGCTGCGTGACGGTCATGCGGCCGTCGATCTTCTTGCTCGGTTCTTTCAGGGCCATGAGAGCACTGTCAACGTGGCGGAACGTGACGAACCCGTAACCCTTGGATTTTCCGGTGGTTTTGTCGAGGATAACGATAGCCTCCTCCAGCTCGCCGTAGGCGGAGAAGAGGGATCGGAGGCCCTCGGTGGTGGTGTCCCAGCCGAGGCCGCGGATGAAGAGCTTGCGCTGGGAGGCGTCGGGATCGGCGATGGAGCGGACGGCGTCGAGAACGTCGACGTGGCGGGAGAGGGCGTCTTGGAGAATGTCGAGGAGTTGATCGGGGGTGAATCGCTCGATGAGCCTGCGAGCGTCTTCGGGGGAGAGCTTGGGGGCGGAGGAGGGATCCGTGTCCAGAACGACGCCGTTCTCGTCCAGCTTTCGCTTCTTGGTTGAGTCCATTGGCAGAAGAGCGAGGATAAACCCTAACCCTTGGGAACAGAAACAGAGAGTCCAGATAGAGAGCGAGTTGGGAGTTTTCTGACTGCGTGATTCTTCTGTGTGTGATTATATATTGGATACGTTGGGCCTCGTATGTGTGAATATTCGAGTTAAATGGGCTTTGACAGACATCCAATTGTTTATTTAGATCTTATTTTTAATTACGTCATTTAAAACTCgattttaatcttattttattctttaaaaCTCGAGTAAtgttatttgtttgtaccatacttagagtctccgtatttagatctcgtataaatactcggaggacttaaatgtaattatgtaatcaAGGAatgggaaaatatgtaataagtgaggagctcttattctataaaatgatcCATCACCATCACAATTAGGGGAGCCACCCTCACTTCCAGAGGCCAAGGCTTAGGCAAATTCctagaggccaattcttaggctcACCCTCATCCTCTCAAGgtctctcatattcagagaagATCCTCACACTTTCACCCTCACAATtctctcagaaatacaatatcagtgtggacgtaacccaaaccttgggatgaaccacgat
Protein-coding regions in this window:
- the LOC126589900 gene encoding UBP1-associated protein 2C-like, coding for MDSTKKRKLDENGVVLDTDPSSAPKLSPEDARRLIERFTPDQLLDILQDALSRHVDVLDAVRSIADPDASQRKLFIRGLGWDTTTEGLRSLFSAYGELEEAIVILDKTTGKSKGYGFVTFRHVDSALMALKEPSKKIDGRMTVTQLASAGNSNSNTASNNVADVSLRKIYVANVPYDMPSDKLLAHFALYGEIEEGPLGFDKQTGKCKGYALFVYKTPEGAQAALVDPAKNIEGRQLLCKLAIDGKKSKSDGPGQGQGPGSGSNAHGDGMGMAPPSSIPGQYGIPGGIGSYGGYNSGLQGQPPLGHHPLGGPGLSGIGNQVNSGLGGGGGYGGLGGPYGNYGGPGGYGLGGAGGLGGGLGGAGSGGPVGGVGTGSSLYGLPPSSGGLPSGRYPEGGHYGLSAYQNQHHQQAGTSPLPRVPQGGMYPNVPPYF